From Lolium perenne isolate Kyuss_39 chromosome 5, Kyuss_2.0, whole genome shotgun sequence, a single genomic window includes:
- the LOC127298462 gene encoding probable carboxylesterase 17, with protein MASPCCKDTCCKKELVDDIAGWIKIYNDGTVERPAPPPEAQQLATSIPPYDVPCNGVTVHDISADPPLRLYLTAAAPLNGRRLPVLLHFLAGSFCITDPSWAMYHSFYARLAASIPVAGIVSITLPLAPENPLPAAIAAGYAAIDWLKSLARPVLPNEPVPEPTYDPVNRLRDVADLSRVFLIGDSNGANLALQVAAGFSSAEPGYWGPVRLAGAILLNPGFTRSAPSRSESTDPMNRYMNRELVGRFLKLALPEGATRDHPYIWPVVDATAAVPPLLVSIAMLDSLRDRQVEYCNAMRRAGKHVEVVLSAGVDHIFYLKHGLVDSEPENDETAARIAELIEDIGRFVGRRHCCVARL; from the coding sequence ATGGCCAGCCCTTGCTGCAAGGACACCTGCTGCAAGAAAGAActagtcgacgacatcgcggggtGGATCAAGATCTACAACGACGGCACAGTGGAGCGGCCCGCCCCTCCTCCGGAGGCACAACAATTGGCAACTTCCATCCCACCCTATGACGTGCCATGCAACGGAGTGACTGTGCATGACATCTCGGCCGACCCACCTCTCCGCCTGTACCTCACGGCGGCGGCCCCTTTGAACGGTCGACGCCTGCCCGTGCTACTCCACTTCCTCGCCGGTTCGTTCTGCATCACCGACCCCTCTTGGGCGATGTACCATTCCTTCTACGCCCGTCTCGCCGCCTCAATCCCCGTCGCCGGCATCGTGTCCATCACCCTCCCTCTCGCCCCGGAGAACCCGCTCCCAGCGGCCATAGCTGCCGGCTATGCCGCCATTGATTGGTTGAAGTCGCTTGCTCGACCTGTGCTGCCCAACGAGCCAGTCCCTGAGCCAACGTATGACCCGGTAAACAGGCTCAGGGATGTGGCTGACTTGTCACGTGTGTTCCTCATAGGTGACAGCAATGGTGCTAATCTGGCGCTCCAGGTGGCCGCCGGGTTCAGCTCGGCGGAGCCGGGGTACTGGGGCCCCGTTCGGCTAGCCGGAGCCATCCTGTTAAACCCCGGGTTTACCCGGTCCGCTCCGAGCCGGTCCGAGTCGACCGACCCGATGAACAGGTACATGAACCGCGAGCTGGTGGGCAGGTTCCTGAAGCTGGCCCTCCCGGAAGGCGCCACCCGAGACCACCCTTACATCTGGCCCGTCGttgacgccaccgccgccgtgccgCCTCTGCTGGTGAGCATCGCGATGCTGGACTCGCTGCGCGACCGGCAGGTGGAGTACTGCAACGCGATGCGGCGCGCTGGGAAGCACGTGGAGGTGGTGTTGAGCGCCGGCGTGGACCACATCTTCTACCTAAAGCACGGCTTGGTCGACTCCGAGCCGGAAAATGACGAGACCGCGGCGCGCATCGCCGAGCTCATCGAGGATATCGGACGATTCGTCGGCCGGCGCCACTGCTGTGTTGCCCGTCTGTAG